The Meriones unguiculatus strain TT.TT164.6M chromosome 1, Bangor_MerUng_6.1, whole genome shotgun sequence genome has a segment encoding these proteins:
- the LOC110552967 gene encoding cytochrome c oxidase assembly protein COX15 homolog isoform X1 translates to MQRLLLPPLKAWLGSRCVGLLVPRAASRAQCGCSYGSRRPLRPGQYSTITEVALQPGKGTVALPSKVAERAVGRWLLVCSGAVAGAVILGGVTRLTESGLSMVDWHLIKEMKPPTSQEEWEAEFQKYQQFPEFKILNHDMTLAEFKFIWYMEYSHRMWGRAVGLAYILPAAYFWRKGWLNRGMKGRVLALCGLVCFQGLLGWYMVKSGLEEKPESYDIPRVSQYRLAAHLGSALVLYCASLWTSLSLLLPQHKLPETRQLLRLRRFAGGTAGLVFLTALSGAFVAGLDAGLVYNSFPKMGESWIPEDLLTFSPILKNVFENPTMVQFDHRLLGITSVTAITMLYFLSRRIPLPRRTKMAAVTLLALAYAQVALGISTLLLYVPTPLAATHQSGSLALLSSALWLMNELRRVPK, encoded by the exons ATGCAGCGGTTGCTTCTTCCGCCCCTGAAGGCCTGGTTGGGGAGCCGCTGTGTCGGGCTCCTGGTCCCTAGGGCGGCGTCCAGAGCACAG TGTGGTTGCAGCTATGGCAGCAGGCGTCCTCTGCGGCCAGGGCAATACAGCACAATCACTGAAGTGGCTTTGCAACCTGGAAAAGGTACAGTGGCCCTTCCTTCGAAGGTAGCTGAGCGGGCAGTGGGCCGCTGGCTCCTGGTGTGCAGTGGAGCAGTGGCGGGAGCGGTTATTCTTGGAGGAGTAACTAG GCTGACAGAGTCTGGCCTCTCCATGGTTGACTGGCATTTAATAAAGGAAATGAAGCCACCCACAAGCCAAGAGGAATGGGAAGCAGAATTCCAAAAATACCAACAATTCCCAGAATTTAAAAT CCTGAATCATGACATGACGCTGGCGGAATTCAAGTTTATCTGGTACATGGAGTACTCGCACCGAATGTGGGGTCGAGCTGTCGGCCTTGCATACATCCTGCCGGCCGCCTACTTTTGGAGAAAGGGTTGGCTCAACCGTGGCATGAAAGGACGTGTTCTTGCTCTCTGTGGCTTAGTCTGTTTTCAG GGTCTGCTAGGTTGGTATATGGTGAAAagtgggttagaagaaaaaccaGAGTCCTATGATATCCCTCGGGTCAGCCAGTACCGCCTGGCAGCTCACCTTGGCTCGGCACTTGTTCTTTACTGTGCCAGTCTGTGGACCTCTCTCTCACTGCTACTCCCTCAGCACAAG TTACCTGAAACCCGGCAGCTCCTGCGGCTGAGGCGCTTTGCTGGAGGGACAGCAGGCCTGGTATTCCTCACGGCTCTCTCAG GAGCTTTTGTGGCAGGGCTAGATGCTGGGCTTGTTTACAACTCCTTCCCCAAAATGGGAGAATCGTGGATCCCAGAGGACCTCCTTACCTTCTCTCCCATCTTGAAGAATGTTTTTGAGAATCCTACCATGGTGCAGTTTGACCACCGGCTTCTG GGAATCACATCTGTCACTGCCATTACAATGCTCTATTTCCTGTCCCGGAGAATCCCCCTTCCTCGAAGGACCAAGATGGCAGCAGTGACTCTGCTAGCTTTGGCATATGCACAG GTGGCCTTGGGCATCAGCACCTTGCTTCTGTACGTGCCAACTCCTCTGGCCGCCACGCACCAGTCAGGCTCCTTGGCTCTGCTCAGCAGTGCCCTTTGGCTCATGAATGAACTCCGAAGGGTCCCAAAATAA
- the LOC110552967 gene encoding cytochrome c oxidase assembly protein COX15 homolog isoform X2, producing the protein MVDWHLIKEMKPPTSQEEWEAEFQKYQQFPEFKILNHDMTLAEFKFIWYMEYSHRMWGRAVGLAYILPAAYFWRKGWLNRGMKGRVLALCGLVCFQGLLGWYMVKSGLEEKPESYDIPRVSQYRLAAHLGSALVLYCASLWTSLSLLLPQHKLPETRQLLRLRRFAGGTAGLVFLTALSGAFVAGLDAGLVYNSFPKMGESWIPEDLLTFSPILKNVFENPTMVQFDHRLLGITSVTAITMLYFLSRRIPLPRRTKMAAVTLLALAYAQVALGISTLLLYVPTPLAATHQSGSLALLSSALWLMNELRRVPK; encoded by the exons ATGGTTGACTGGCATTTAATAAAGGAAATGAAGCCACCCACAAGCCAAGAGGAATGGGAAGCAGAATTCCAAAAATACCAACAATTCCCAGAATTTAAAAT CCTGAATCATGACATGACGCTGGCGGAATTCAAGTTTATCTGGTACATGGAGTACTCGCACCGAATGTGGGGTCGAGCTGTCGGCCTTGCATACATCCTGCCGGCCGCCTACTTTTGGAGAAAGGGTTGGCTCAACCGTGGCATGAAAGGACGTGTTCTTGCTCTCTGTGGCTTAGTCTGTTTTCAG GGTCTGCTAGGTTGGTATATGGTGAAAagtgggttagaagaaaaaccaGAGTCCTATGATATCCCTCGGGTCAGCCAGTACCGCCTGGCAGCTCACCTTGGCTCGGCACTTGTTCTTTACTGTGCCAGTCTGTGGACCTCTCTCTCACTGCTACTCCCTCAGCACAAG TTACCTGAAACCCGGCAGCTCCTGCGGCTGAGGCGCTTTGCTGGAGGGACAGCAGGCCTGGTATTCCTCACGGCTCTCTCAG GAGCTTTTGTGGCAGGGCTAGATGCTGGGCTTGTTTACAACTCCTTCCCCAAAATGGGAGAATCGTGGATCCCAGAGGACCTCCTTACCTTCTCTCCCATCTTGAAGAATGTTTTTGAGAATCCTACCATGGTGCAGTTTGACCACCGGCTTCTG GGAATCACATCTGTCACTGCCATTACAATGCTCTATTTCCTGTCCCGGAGAATCCCCCTTCCTCGAAGGACCAAGATGGCAGCAGTGACTCTGCTAGCTTTGGCATATGCACAG GTGGCCTTGGGCATCAGCACCTTGCTTCTGTACGTGCCAACTCCTCTGGCCGCCACGCACCAGTCAGGCTCCTTGGCTCTGCTCAGCAGTGCCCTTTGGCTCATGAATGAACTCCGAAGGGTCCCAAAATAA